Proteins co-encoded in one Setaria viridis chromosome 9, Setaria_viridis_v4.0, whole genome shotgun sequence genomic window:
- the LOC117836332 gene encoding DAR GTPase 2, mitochondrial — MAAAAAEAVSRRLGAAVRDLSGAWYGRHMAAAERAIRTRLPLVDLVLEVRDARVPASSAFEPLRRRRPLDPDSLRVVVLNKADLADPSETEKWVAYVKKQGACPCIAVNSHNRESIKELLSVVQSRIWEIKHGQRDCTGTVLLVGIPNVGKSAIVNAMHQIGRIGAAEKGKLKHAIVSSHPGETRDISGYKVASHPNIYVLDTPGVLSPRFANDDSGPILALTGAIKGSFLEEYDIAHFLLAVVNSTHEYMKWENLNQVGDSSFYSGNANTSRSHNKKRQYVSDHTQDFIVKAVRQVLFETISSFKGDLRKEDEFRRLIDCQFTSLQEVFKVSIESSEDICKCVALKLLNLYRTGRLGHYTLDNVPDVVA, encoded by the exons atggcggcggccgcggcggaggccgttTCGCGCCGCCTGGGCGCGGCCGTGCGCGATCTCTCCGGCGCGTGGTACGGGCGCCACATGGCTGCAGCCGAGCGCGCCATCCGTACCCGCCTCCCCCTCGTCGACCTCGTCCTCGAGGTCCGCGACGCGCGCGTTCCCGCCTCGTCGGCGTTCGAgcctctccgtcgccgccggcctctgGATCCAGACAGCCTGCGGGTCGTCGTGCTCAACAAGGCCGACCTGGCTGACCCGTCCGAGACCGAG AAGTGGGTGGCGTACGTGAAGAAGCAGGGCGCCTGCCCGTGCATAGCCGTCAATTCGCACAACAGGGAAAGCATCAAGGAG TTATTGAGTGTTGTGCAATCGAGGATCTGGGAGATCAAGCATGGCCAGAGAGATTGCACAGGAACGGTCCTCCTGGTCGGAATTCCTAACGTTGGGAAGTCGGCCATTGTTAACGCAATGCATCAAATTGGGAGGATTGGGGCAGCAG AGAAGGGAAAGCTGAAGCATGCGATTGTGAGCAGCCATCCTGGAGAAACTAGAGACATAAGTGGATACAAG GTTGCTAGTCATCCGAATATATATGTGTTAGACACTCCTGGTGTTCTATCGCCGAGATTTGCAAATGATGATTCTGGTCCCATACTAGCTTTGACAG GAGCAATCAAGGGATCCTTTTTAGAGGAGTATGATATAGCACATTTTCTTCTTGCGGTCGTGAACTCGACGCATGAATATATGAAATGGGAGAACCTGAATCAAGTGGGAGATAGCAGCTTTTATAGTGGTAATGCAAATACCtccaggagccacaacaagaaAAGACAATATGTTTCAGATCATACTCAG GATTTCATCGTGAAGGCTGTGCGCCAAGTGCTTTTTGAGACTATATCATCTTTTAAGGGCGATCTTAGAAAGGAAGATGAATTCAGAAGATTGATAGACTGCCAATTTACATCCTTGCAGGAGGTTTTCAAAGTTTCCATTGAATCAAGTGAGGATATATGTAAATGTGTAGCTTTGAAACTACTCAATCTCTATCGAACTGGAAGGCTTGGCCATTATACCTTAGACAATGTTCCAGATGTTGTTGCATAA